In Helicobacter bilis, a genomic segment contains:
- the ribE gene encoding riboflavin synthase — MFSGLVRQFAKVRFYRDQILCLESDLNPNIGDSIAVNGACLTAIESTKTHFSVELSKESASLIATENLQGLVHIEPALRLGDGLHGHIVQGHIDSIGVIKSREMQANQHVFHIETTQKALSYMVDKGSVCIDGISLTIHEVQDSSFSLVIIPHTMQNTLFMDYKIGRRVNIETDIITRSIANMFHKYMLTHNNPSKKQAMQDMYDSITLLY, encoded by the coding sequence ATGTTTAGCGGACTTGTGAGACAATTTGCAAAAGTGCGTTTTTATCGCGATCAAATCCTGTGTTTAGAATCTGATTTAAACCCAAATATAGGCGATAGTATAGCAGTTAATGGAGCATGTCTTACCGCCATAGAAAGCACAAAAACGCATTTTAGCGTAGAGCTTAGTAAAGAGAGTGCCTCATTAATCGCCACAGAAAACTTGCAAGGGCTAGTGCATATCGAGCCAGCCTTGCGTTTAGGCGATGGATTGCATGGACATATCGTGCAGGGGCATATTGATTCTATCGGCGTGATAAAGTCTAGAGAAATGCAGGCAAATCAGCATGTTTTCCACATAGAAACAACGCAAAAAGCCCTATCTTACATGGTAGATAAGGGCAGTGTATGTATTGATGGCATTAGCCTTACGATACATGAAGTGCAAGATTCTAGCTTTAGTCTTGTGATAATCCCACATACAATGCAGAATACACTTTTTATGGATTACAAGATAGGTCGCAGAGTAAATATTGAGACAGACATTATCACACGAAGCATTGCAAATATGTTTCATAAATATATGCTAACTCACAATAATCCTAGTAAAAAACAAGCCATGCAGGATATGTATGATTCTATAACGCTTTTGTATTGA